The following coding sequences lie in one Myxococcota bacterium genomic window:
- a CDS encoding SRPBCC domain-containing protein: protein MDSKLFFHTALVAWLASLSLGCVGHKSVHAELVIPATPDRVWAVITDGPSYGEWNPILVSAKGEFVEGGTILYEMKNPEGEIYEVDPIIRKLVPERELNQFGGTRGVLTFDHTWRVEPVEDGSKVTQHEEYRGIGVFFWDPAWVEDAYEEGLVNLRERLENP from the coding sequence ATGGATTCGAAGCTCTTCTTCCACACCGCGCTCGTCGCCTGGCTCGCGAGCCTTTCACTCGGATGCGTCGGGCACAAATCGGTCCATGCCGAATTGGTGATCCCGGCGACACCCGACCGGGTTTGGGCCGTGATCACCGACGGGCCGTCCTACGGCGAGTGGAATCCGATCCTCGTCTCCGCGAAGGGCGAGTTCGTCGAGGGTGGAACCATCCTCTACGAAATGAAGAACCCGGAGGGCGAGATCTACGAGGTCGATCCGATCATCCGAAAGCTCGTTCCCGAACGCGAACTCAACCAGTTCGGCGGGACGCGCGGTGTCCTCACCTTCGACCACACCTGGCGTGTCGAGCCGGTCGAAGACGGATCGAAGGTGACACAGCACGAGGAGTACCGAGGCATCGGCGTCTTCTTCTGGGATCCCGCCTGGGTCGAGGACGCCTACGAAGAGGGCCTCGTCAATCTCCGGGAGCGCCTCGAGAATCCGTGA